The Morganella morganii sequence TGTCCGGAAAGGCACCGGACATATTTTCCTGAACCGGGCGGTTATCCGGTAAAAATACTGATAACTCAGACCATTCGGGAGAATCAGACTGACGGATTGTGCCGGTGCCGGTAATAGAATCCAGCTGCGAACTGAATGTCACCAAGCGCCCGGTGACTGCCCGCCAGTTTGCCACTGACTCATAAGAATCGACAAACCAGCTGAATGCTTCCTGTACCCGGTAAAATCCGGTTGCGGTCTGCATCATATCCCCGAGTTGCAGGCTGCCGCTCATCAGCCGCGGCGATGCCACCAGATACGGGAAAATGCGGGCGACCTCATTATATCCGCTGTTAAAGGCCTGATATTTCATTTTCATTCCGGTCAGATATTGCCAGTTCTGCCATATTTTCCCGAATAACCGTTTTGATGAGGATAATTCCGCCTTTTCACCGCGCAGAAAACTGATCGATTCCGCGTATTCTTTTACCCGCATCAGATGAAAACGAAAATCGGCTTCACATTTTTCCTGCTGAAATGTCAGCGGGATCAGTTTTCTGGTAATTTTATGGGTGAGCCATGTACCGATAACGGAATACAATATTGCCACCCATACCATATATCCCGGTATTACCCATGTCATTCCGCCCAGTTCAAATGTCAGTGTTCCGGAAAGATTCCATAAAATAACGGTAAAAGACACCAGACTGGTGATAGTCCGCAGTAATCCCAGTCCCAGCTGCAATGTCTGATCGCAAAATTCTTTTATATCCTGAGCAATACGCTGATCCGGATTATCACTCTCTTTGTATAAAAGCTGATGCCGGTAAATACGCTTATGGCTCAGCCACTGCGTAAGAAACCGCTCTGTCAGCCAGCCCCGCCAGCGGATACGTAATGTCCGGCGCAAATATTCTTCAATAAGATCGACAGAAGAATAAACCACCATGATCAGAACAAACTGACTCAGCATCGGCCAGAAATTATCCCAGTCCTTATTCTGCATAAGATTAAAAAAATCACGGTTCCAGTCGCTGTATTTCACTGCAATTTCAACAACAATATAATTAAGTGCAATAACAGAAATAATCAGCGGCCAGGCTATTTTCCATTCCCGGCTTTTCCAATACGGACAGGCCAGGCTCCAGACCTGTTTGATAAATTTATTTTTATTTAATTCAGATTTACTATTCATACTGTGTTTTGTCATGGGCTGCCGGCAGAAAACAGAATTTCCGCCGGCAGTTTCTTATGTCTCAATTAAAATTCATAACCGACTTCAAGCCAGAATTCACGTCCCGGAGTATAAATTCCGTACTCATTTGAACTGTAGCCTTTATTTTCCATTTTCCTGACCTGGTTCAGCACATTGAGTACTTCGGCACGGAAATAAAGCTGATGTGAACCGTAAATAGCCGGCTGCCAGCTCAGGCTGGTATCCCATTGAGTATGTGTTCCGAAGTTCTGCGTTTTATAAACAGTAATATCATCCGTACTGTTGGTTTCTGCATAAGAATGGACCGGTGCTTTAATATAAAATTTATTCGACCAGGTAATATTATTATCCGGGATCTTCATATCAACACCCAGACGGACCATCCACTCCTCTTCATTATTATTGACTTCTTTTTCCATCTGAGCACGGGACATCAGACGTCCATCAAGAATAACCGCCTCATCCGGATCTAATGTTTTCTCAAGATCGGCTCTGCCGGTATTCAGCCAGTCAGCACCTAATGTGGTATTCCACTCTGTCGCACCAAGAGTCCACGGTGTTTTATTGGTTATTTGCAGCGTATAAATCTGAGCATTAAAATCATCGCCGTTGGTGAATGAATCAACTTTCTTATCATCCTGAGTACTGCGCTTAACCACAATCCGCTGCTTATACTTTCTGTATGTATAATCTGCGGAAATACGCCAGTTATTCCAGTCCTGATTAACCCCGAAGTTCAATTCATCGGAATGCGGCGTACTTAAATGTGTCAGTGAACGGTAATCCCGGGTACGATCCTGATTCAGTTCCAGTATTTTCCCGGATAACTTCATCGTGGCAAATGAACGTCCGTAATAACGATTAAGTCCGAACTTAAACCGGGTATCCGGTAATGCCTGCCAGTAAGCCGTAAAACGGGGAGCGATATTTGTGTTACTTAAATAATTATCCCGTTCCAGGCGCAAACCGGGACGGAATGTGAAATCACCGGTTTTAATCGTGTCCTGAGCATAAAGTGCATAATTCTGATGAGAGGTATTTACGGTTCCTTTTGACGCGGTCAGTTCACTTAAAAGAACATCCCGGCCGGTACTGTCAATAAATGATACCGTTGAGTGAACATCTTCATCCCGCTTAAACGCATATGCCGTATGA is a genomic window containing:
- a CDS encoding ABC transporter ATP-binding protein/permease, translating into MNSKSELNKNKFIKQVWSLACPYWKSREWKIAWPLIISVIALNYIVVEIAVKYSDWNRDFFNLMQNKDWDNFWPMLSQFVLIMVVYSSVDLIEEYLRRTLRIRWRGWLTERFLTQWLSHKRIYRHQLLYKESDNPDQRIAQDIKEFCDQTLQLGLGLLRTITSLVSFTVILWNLSGTLTFELGGMTWVIPGYMVWVAILYSVIGTWLTHKITRKLIPLTFQQEKCEADFRFHLMRVKEYAESISFLRGEKAELSSSKRLFGKIWQNWQYLTGMKMKYQAFNSGYNEVARIFPYLVASPRLMSGSLQLGDMMQTATGFYRVQEAFSWFVDSYESVANWRAVTGRLVTFSSQLDSITGTGTIRQSDSPEWSELSVFLPDNRPVQENMSGAFPDSSSITGPSGCGKSTFLRTLAGLWPHYKGSLSMPPDNNCMFIPQKPYLPEATLREILIYPHIHGEYDDALLAGALTDVGLSHFIPELDTGKNWQHTLSGGELQKIMLARCLIQKPAWLFLDEALSALDEENYKTLSRLLREKLAHSHIIEISHREDVRNDKPGLIL